From Haloarcula hispanica ATCC 33960, the proteins below share one genomic window:
- the leuC gene encoding 3-isopropylmalate dehydratase large subunit, with amino-acid sequence MSQGTLYDKVWDQHKVTTLPNGQDQLFVGLHLIHEVTSPQAFGMLKERGLEVARPDLTHATVDHIVPTANQDRPYSDDAAETMMAELEENVRDAGIQFSDPTTGDQGIVHVIGPEQGITQPGKTIVCGDSHTSTHGAFGALAFGIGTSQIRDVLATQTIAMEKQKVRKIEVTGELDEGVEAKDIILEIIRRLGTEGGVGYVYEYAGETIENLDMEGRMSICNMSIEGGARAGYVNPDETTYEWLEGTDYFQEHPEKFEELKPYWESIRSDDDAEYDDVVEIDASELDPVVTWGTTPGQGIGIDDPIPEPESLADDKVDTARRAQEHMRVEPGETMEGYDIDVAFLGSCTNARLPDLRRAARIVKGREVADDVRAFVVPGSQRVQRAAEEEGLKDIFEEAGFEWRNAGCSMCLGMNEDQLEGDEACASSSNRNFVGRQGSKDGRTVLMNPRMVAAAAITGEVSDVRDLEEVALA; translated from the coding sequence ATGAGCCAGGGAACGCTGTACGACAAGGTATGGGACCAGCACAAGGTCACGACCCTGCCGAACGGCCAGGACCAGCTGTTCGTCGGCCTGCACCTCATCCACGAGGTCACCAGCCCGCAGGCCTTCGGGATGCTCAAAGAGCGCGGGCTTGAGGTCGCGCGCCCGGACCTGACTCACGCGACGGTCGACCACATCGTGCCGACCGCCAATCAGGACCGGCCCTACAGCGACGACGCGGCCGAGACGATGATGGCCGAACTCGAAGAGAACGTCCGGGACGCCGGTATCCAGTTCTCTGACCCAACGACGGGCGACCAGGGTATCGTCCACGTCATCGGCCCGGAGCAGGGTATCACCCAGCCCGGCAAGACCATCGTCTGTGGCGACAGCCACACCTCCACCCACGGGGCCTTCGGCGCGCTCGCGTTCGGTATCGGGACCAGCCAGATTCGGGACGTGCTGGCGACCCAGACCATCGCGATGGAGAAACAGAAGGTCCGCAAGATCGAGGTCACCGGCGAACTCGACGAGGGCGTCGAGGCCAAGGACATCATCCTCGAGATCATCCGTCGGCTCGGGACCGAGGGCGGCGTCGGCTACGTCTACGAGTACGCCGGCGAGACCATCGAGAACCTCGACATGGAAGGCCGGATGTCCATCTGTAACATGTCCATCGAGGGCGGCGCTCGCGCGGGCTACGTCAACCCCGACGAGACCACCTACGAGTGGCTCGAAGGCACGGACTACTTCCAGGAGCACCCCGAGAAGTTCGAGGAACTCAAGCCGTACTGGGAGTCTATCCGCTCGGACGACGACGCCGAATACGACGACGTCGTCGAGATCGACGCGAGCGAACTGGACCCCGTCGTCACATGGGGAACCACGCCCGGTCAGGGCATCGGTATCGACGATCCGATCCCGGAACCCGAGTCGCTGGCCGACGACAAGGTCGACACCGCCCGTCGCGCTCAGGAACACATGCGCGTCGAGCCCGGCGAGACGATGGAGGGCTACGACATCGACGTTGCCTTCCTTGGCTCCTGTACCAACGCTCGGCTGCCTGACCTGCGACGGGCGGCCCGCATCGTCAAGGGCCGCGAGGTCGCCGACGACGTGCGAGCGTTCGTCGTCCCCGGCAGCCAGCGCGTCCAGCGCGCCGCCGAGGAAGAAGGCCTGAAGGACATCTTCGAGGAAGCCGGCTTCGAGTGGCGAAACGCCGGCTGTTCGATGTGTCTGGGCATGAACGAGGACCAACTGGAGGGCGACGAGGCCTGTGCCTCCTCCTCCAACCGGAACTTCGTCGGCCGACAGGGCAGCAAGGACGGCCGGACCGTCCTGATGAACCCACGGATGGTGGCCGCTGCGGCCATCACCGGCGAAGTGTCTGACGTGCGCGACCTAGAGGAGGTGGCTCTGGCATGA
- a CDS encoding isocitrate/isopropylmalate dehydrogenase family protein: protein MTHEIAVIPGDGIGQEVTPAAVEVLEAIDAVDFDFVEGAAGDAVKAETGEALPEETRDLAADADATLFGAAGETAADVILPLRQVVGSFANVRPARSYPGLDAVQPDTDIVFIRENTEGVYKGIESEISEGVTTCTRVITEDASEKIAEYGFSYAKGNGYDDVTIAHKANVMRTTDGLFLDTASAVGEDRDASYDTALMDALAMHLVMNPQDYGVVICPNLAGDMLSDLAAGLVGGLGLLPSANIGEENALFEPVHGSAPDIAGEGIANPSAMILSAAMLLDHLGYDEQGDAVRSAVESVLDSGPRTPDLGGDASTEDVTAAVIDEL from the coding sequence ATGACACACGAGATAGCCGTTATTCCCGGCGACGGGATCGGACAGGAGGTCACACCCGCCGCGGTCGAAGTGCTTGAGGCCATCGACGCCGTCGACTTCGACTTCGTCGAAGGTGCGGCCGGCGACGCAGTGAAGGCAGAAACCGGCGAGGCGCTGCCCGAAGAAACGCGCGATCTGGCGGCCGACGCCGACGCGACGCTGTTCGGCGCGGCCGGCGAGACGGCGGCCGACGTCATCTTGCCCCTCCGGCAGGTCGTCGGCTCCTTTGCCAACGTCCGCCCGGCCCGCTCGTATCCGGGGCTTGACGCCGTCCAGCCCGACACCGATATCGTGTTCATCCGGGAGAACACCGAGGGCGTCTACAAGGGCATCGAGAGCGAAATCTCCGAGGGCGTCACCACCTGCACCCGGGTCATCACCGAGGACGCTTCCGAGAAAATCGCCGAGTACGGCTTCAGCTACGCGAAGGGGAACGGGTACGACGACGTGACGATTGCCCACAAAGCCAACGTCATGCGCACCACGGACGGCCTGTTCCTCGATACGGCCTCGGCGGTCGGCGAGGACCGGGACGCGTCCTACGACACCGCGCTGATGGACGCGCTCGCGATGCACCTCGTGATGAACCCGCAGGACTACGGCGTCGTCATCTGTCCGAACCTCGCCGGCGACATGCTGTCGGACCTCGCCGCGGGCCTCGTCGGTGGCCTCGGCCTGCTGCCCTCGGCCAACATCGGCGAGGAGAACGCGCTGTTCGAGCCAGTTCACGGCTCCGCGCCGGACATCGCCGGCGAGGGTATCGCAAACCCCTCGGCGATGATTCTCTCCGCCGCGATGCTGCTCGACCACCTCGGATACGACGAGCAGGGCGATGCTGTCCGGTCGGCCGTCGAGTCCGTGCTCGACTCGGGTCCCCGAACGCCGGATCTGGGCGGCGACGCATCCACTGAGGACGTGACCGCCGCGGTAATCGACGAGCTGTAG
- the leuD gene encoding 3-isopropylmalate dehydratase small subunit: MSDPTEDIPSVDYVEGSGIPIRGNDIDTDQIIPARFMKVVTFDGLGEFAFFDLRFDDEDNEKDHPFNEERFQDSNVMVVNNNFGCGSSREHAPQALMRWGIDAIIGEGFAEIFAGNCLALGIPTVTADHETINALQQWVDDNPDGEIEVDVRAETVTYGDNEINVSVDRAQREALVEGNWDTTALMKANRNAIEETASQLPYLDQTRSDIEADD; the protein is encoded by the coding sequence ATGAGCGACCCCACTGAAGACATCCCGTCGGTCGACTACGTCGAGGGGTCTGGCATCCCGATTCGCGGGAACGACATCGACACGGACCAGATCATCCCGGCGCGGTTCATGAAGGTCGTCACCTTCGACGGGCTGGGCGAGTTCGCCTTCTTCGACCTGCGGTTCGACGACGAGGACAACGAGAAGGACCACCCGTTCAACGAGGAGCGGTTCCAGGACTCGAACGTGATGGTCGTCAACAACAACTTCGGCTGTGGCTCCTCGCGCGAACACGCGCCCCAGGCCCTGATGCGCTGGGGCATCGACGCGATCATCGGTGAGGGCTTCGCCGAGATTTTCGCCGGGAACTGTCTGGCGCTTGGCATCCCGACGGTCACTGCCGACCACGAGACGATCAACGCGCTCCAGCAATGGGTTGATGACAACCCCGACGGCGAGATTGAGGTCGACGTGCGGGCGGAGACAGTCACCTACGGCGACAACGAGATCAACGTCAGCGTCGACCGCGCCCAGCGCGAAGCCCTCGTCGAGGGCAACTGGGACACGACGGCGCTGATGAAGGCCAACCGGAACGCTATCGAGGAGACGGCCTCGCAGTTGCCGTACCTCGACCAGACGCGGTCAGATATCGAAGCGGACGATTAA
- a CDS encoding HFX_2341 family transcriptional regulator domain-containing protein, giving the protein MDQIREIHIAPLGHERDRIAEPIHQHNADDVYLLTATTEPSRLTPYQQALVEELDANGVSVDLHCADLHDLYDVLAVVTTLTADHPEDIVRVNVSSGPKVAAIGSAIACMATAATAYYVHPEEHVPPISAEPLTRGMERAEVLPSYPIEAISRDQVAVLDYLKRTNTDTYTAKKSDLIGFAEDAGLSFIDDADPANEKAKFALLNANIVDPLVEDGYIEVNDVGRTKQVELTETGENVLHAFRHKL; this is encoded by the coding sequence ATGGACCAGATTCGGGAGATACACATCGCGCCGCTGGGGCACGAACGCGACCGGATCGCCGAACCGATTCACCAGCACAACGCTGACGACGTGTACCTCCTCACAGCGACGACGGAGCCGTCACGGCTGACGCCGTACCAGCAGGCACTCGTCGAAGAACTGGACGCCAACGGCGTCAGTGTCGACCTGCACTGCGCGGATCTACACGACCTCTACGACGTGCTGGCGGTCGTGACGACGCTGACCGCCGACCATCCGGAAGATATCGTGCGCGTCAACGTCTCCAGCGGGCCGAAAGTGGCGGCTATCGGAAGCGCTATCGCGTGTATGGCGACGGCGGCGACGGCCTACTACGTCCATCCCGAGGAACACGTCCCGCCGATTTCAGCAGAGCCACTCACTCGCGGCATGGAGCGCGCGGAGGTCCTCCCGTCGTACCCCATCGAAGCGATCTCCCGTGACCAGGTTGCAGTACTGGACTATCTCAAGCGGACCAACACGGACACCTACACCGCCAAGAAATCGGACCTCATCGGGTTCGCCGAGGACGCCGGGCTTTCGTTCATCGACGACGCGGACCCGGCAAACGAGAAGGCGAAGTTCGCGTTGCTGAACGCCAACATCGTCGACCCACTGGTCGAGGACGGCTACATCGAAGTCAACGATGTCGGCCGGACGAAACAGGTGGAACTGACCGAGACTGGCGAGAACGTCCTCCACGCCTTCCGACACAAACTCTGA
- the ilvC gene encoding ketol-acid reductoisomerase, with protein MSDELTTTVYYDEDADVSTIDNETVAVLGYGSQGHAHALNLHESGVDVIVGLREDSSSWADAEDAGLRVETPDVAAAEADRVVMLVPDTIQPAVYEAIEDELDAGDTLQFAHGFNIHYGQIEPPEDVDVTMVAPKSPGHLVRRTYERGEGTPGLIAVYQDATGNAKQESLAYAKGIGCTRAGVIETSFQEEVETDLFGEQAVLCGGVTEMVKAGFETLVDAGYAPEMAYFECLNELKLIVDLMYEGGHMGMWNSVSDTAEYGGLTRGEEVIDREGMEKILEEIQNGEFAREWINENQANRPAYKQYRDAEQNHQIEAVGENLRDLFAWGEDADAEKTEAPADD; from the coding sequence ATGTCTGACGAACTTACCACAACAGTCTACTACGACGAGGACGCTGACGTATCGACTATCGACAATGAGACCGTAGCCGTGCTGGGCTACGGCTCACAGGGCCATGCCCACGCGCTGAACCTCCACGAGTCCGGCGTCGACGTAATTGTCGGCCTCCGCGAGGACTCGTCGTCTTGGGCGGACGCCGAGGACGCGGGTCTCCGCGTCGAGACGCCCGACGTGGCCGCTGCCGAGGCGGACCGCGTCGTGATGCTCGTCCCGGACACGATTCAGCCGGCCGTCTACGAGGCCATCGAGGACGAACTGGACGCCGGAGACACGCTCCAGTTCGCACACGGCTTCAACATCCACTACGGCCAGATCGAACCGCCGGAGGATGTCGACGTGACGATGGTCGCGCCGAAGTCGCCCGGCCACCTCGTGCGCCGGACCTACGAGCGCGGCGAGGGGACGCCCGGTCTCATCGCGGTCTATCAGGACGCGACCGGCAACGCCAAGCAAGAGTCGCTGGCCTACGCGAAGGGCATCGGCTGTACCCGCGCTGGCGTCATCGAGACCTCCTTCCAGGAAGAGGTCGAGACGGACCTCTTCGGCGAGCAGGCTGTCCTCTGTGGCGGCGTCACCGAGATGGTCAAGGCCGGCTTCGAGACGCTGGTCGACGCCGGCTACGCGCCGGAGATGGCCTACTTCGAGTGTCTGAACGAGCTGAAGCTCATTGTCGACCTCATGTACGAGGGCGGCCACATGGGCATGTGGAACTCCGTCTCCGATACCGCCGAGTACGGCGGTCTCACCCGCGGTGAAGAGGTCATCGACCGCGAAGGGATGGAGAAAATCCTCGAAGAGATCCAGAACGGCGAGTTCGCTCGCGAGTGGATCAACGAGAACCAGGCCAACCGGCCCGCCTACAAGCAGTACCGCGACGCAGAACAGAACCACCAGATCGAAGCCGTCGGCGAGAACCTGCGCGACCTGTTCGCGTGGGGAGAGGACGCCGACGCAGAGAAGACAGAAGCCCCAGCAGATGACTAA